A genomic region of Saimiri boliviensis isolate mSaiBol1 chromosome 20, mSaiBol1.pri, whole genome shotgun sequence contains the following coding sequences:
- the MOSPD3 gene encoding motile sperm domain-containing protein 3, whose protein sequence is MRRGAPQDQELVGPGPPGRGSRGAPPPLGPVVPVLVFPPDLVFRADQRSGPRQLLTLYNPTGTALRFRVLCTAPAKYTVFDAEGYVKPQSCIDIVIRHVAPIPSHYDVQDRFRIELSEEGAEGRVVGRKDITSVLRAPAYPLELQGQPDPPPQPGPPTGTPPPMARHFQEHPRQQLATSSFLLFLLTGIVSVAFLLLPLQDELGSQLPQVLHVSLGQKLVAAYVLGLLTMVFLRT, encoded by the exons ATGCGCCGTGGGGCGCCCCAGGACCAGGAGCTGGTGGGTCCGGGGCCCCCTGGGCGGGGGTCCCGGGGCGCCCCTCCTCCCTTGGGACCCGTTGTCCCGGTCCTGGTCTTTCCCCCGGATCTAGTATTCAGGGCGGACCAGCGGAGCGGACCCCGACAGCTGCTGACCCTCTATAACCCCACAGGAACAGCGCTTCGCTTCCGAG TCCTGTGCACAGCACCTGCCAAATACACGGTGTTTGACGCAGAGGGATATGTGAAGCCTCAGTCTTGCATTGACAT TGTGATTCGCCACGTGGCACCCATTCCCAGCCACTATGATGTCCAGGACCGCTTCCGCATTGAGCTGTCTGAGGAAGGAGCTGAGGGCCGAGTGGTGGGACGAAAGGACATTACCTCGGTTCTGAGAGCCCCAGCGTACCCCCTTGAGCTTCAGGGACAGCCGGACCCACCGCCCCAGCCAGGGCCTCCTACTGGGACACCACCACCTATGGCCAGACACTTCCAGGAGC ACCCCCGCCAGCAACTGGCCACCagctcctttctcctcttcttgcTGACGGGGATTGTCTCTGTGGCCTTCCTGCTGCTCCCACTCCAGGACGAGCTTGGCAGCCAACTGCCTCAAGTCCTACACGTCTCCCTGGGACAAAAGTTGGTGGCCGCCTACGTCTTGG GCCTGCTCACCATGGTGTTCCTCCGTACCTGA